The following proteins are co-located in the Rhea pennata isolate bPtePen1 chromosome 2, bPtePen1.pri, whole genome shotgun sequence genome:
- the DSCC1 gene encoding sister chromatid cohesion protein DCC1 codes for MRRREEVDATLQTAKLNAAELLPPVHCLRFGPQAAAGACCLLQLEPGLCAELQAGRSLVIRGEKDEQAVLCSKDKTYNMKIADTSNMLLFVPDCKTPEQLKADQESCNIIHSEIAGFSNNYWELRRCRPKLKKLRKLLMEDPYEGPESGKDQTSTISKYTTEDLLSLVQASEEEILHQLQVIDACRIEGYWRVLDFDYEVKLLNHVTQLIDSESWSFSKVPLNNCLQELGPLEPVEMIEHILLSYGRKYTDEREVYFEMNEDKICRTIAQMLLQNAVKFNLSEFQEVWQQSVPEGMTTRLDQLKGLALVDRSSRPETIFLLKVEDLPEDNQERFNSLFSIREKWTEVDITPYIQDLCAEKQTVGALLTKYARSSTLNGVKVYNSRRPIS; via the exons ATGCGGCGGCGCGAGGAGGTGGACGCCACGCTGCAGACGGCCAAGCTGAACGCGGCCGAGCTGCTGCCGCCCGTGCACTGCCTGCGCTTCGGGCCgcaggcggccgccggcgcctgctgcctgctgcagctggagccgGGCCTCTGCGCCGAGCTGCAGGCGGGCCGCAG cctagTAATCCGTGGTGAAAAGGATGAACAAGCAGTATTGTGCAGCAAAGATAAAACTTACAACATGAAAATAGCAGATACCTCAAATATGCTCTTGTTTGTTCCTGACTGCAAAACTCCAGAACAACTGAAGGCAGATCAAGAATCTTGTAATATTATTCATTCAGAG ATTGCTGGCTTTTCCAATAACTACTGGGAATTAAGGAGATGTCGACCTAAACTGAAGAAGCTGAGGAAGCTTTTGATGGAAGATCCGTATGAGGGGCCAGAGAGTGGAAAAGATCAGACTTCGACTATTTCAAAG TATACAACAGAAGATTTATTAAGTCTGGTTCAAGCAAGTGAAGAAGAAATACTGCACCAGTTGCAGGTTATAGATGCCTGCAGAATTGAAG GATATTGGAGAGTTCTCGATTTTGACTATGAGGTAAAACTCTTGAATCATGTAACTCAGCTGATAGACTCAGAGTCCTGGTCTTTCAGTAAGGTTCCTTTAAATAATTGTCTTCAAGAACTTGGACCTTTAGAACCCGT agagatgATAGAACATATTCTGTTAAGCTACGGAAGGAAATATACTGATGAAC GGGAAGTTTACTTCGAAATGAATGAAGATAAAATATGCAGAACTATAGCAcaaatgcttttgcaaaatgcagttAAATTCAATCTATCAGAGTTTCAAGAAGTCTGGCAACAGAGTGTCCCTGAAGGGATGACTACAAGGCTTGATCAGCTCAAG GGTTTGGCTCTAGTGGATAGAAGCTCCAGACCAGAGACTATCTTTCTGCTGAAGGTAGAAGATTTACCTGAAGATAATCAGGAAAGATTCAACAGCTTATTTAGCATACGGGAAAAGTGGACAGAAGTGGATATTACCCCATATATACA AGACTTATGTGCAGAGA